A window from Candidatus Bathyarchaeia archaeon encodes these proteins:
- a CDS encoding DUF5678 domain-containing protein: MSIKASTSHRGPVVPENVYQAPQISPQEYEKFRGKHVALHKGKIIADGNNSVETLQKALKTHPRLKPDQIALFYIQVADVLITSETETASTTLQPT, from the coding sequence ATGAGCATAAAAGCTTCAACCAGCCACAGGGGTCCAGTTGTGCCAGAAAACGTCTACCAAGCTCCACAAATAAGTCCGCAGGAATACGAGAAATTCCGCGGAAAACACGTAGCCCTCCACAAAGGGAAAATCATAGCTGACGGAAACAACTCCGTAGAAACACTGCAGAAAGCATTGAAAACCCATCCAAGATTGAAGCCAGACCAAATCGCCCTCTTCTACATCCAAGTCGCAGACGTGCTGATAACATCTGAAACAGAAACCGCTTCCACAACATTGCAGCCAACATAA